The Pseudarthrobacter sp. NS4 genome includes a window with the following:
- the trpA gene encoding tryptophan synthase subunit alpha, whose protein sequence is MTSKSAAAIDKARAEGRAALIGYLPAGYPSVEQTIAAGIALAENGADLIEIGIPYSDPVMDGQVIQAATTEALAKGFSVRQVFDVVAGITSKTDAAVLIMTYWNPVIRMGVDEFSRRLSEAGGAGLITPDLIPDEAAEWMAASDKYGLDRVFLVAPSSTAERMQRTVDASRGFVYAVSIMGVTGARTSVSTAAKDVVAAARAAGAQRVCVGLGVSSAGQVREIAAYADGVIVGTALVAAIRDGGVEAVASLTKDLSSGLTREEA, encoded by the coding sequence ATGACCAGCAAGTCGGCAGCAGCGATCGACAAGGCGCGCGCTGAAGGCCGGGCCGCCCTCATCGGGTACCTTCCCGCCGGCTACCCCAGCGTGGAGCAGACCATTGCCGCCGGCATTGCACTGGCCGAGAACGGTGCAGACCTGATCGAGATCGGCATCCCGTATTCCGATCCCGTCATGGACGGCCAGGTCATCCAGGCCGCAACCACCGAGGCGCTGGCCAAAGGCTTCTCGGTCCGCCAGGTGTTCGACGTGGTTGCCGGCATCACCAGCAAGACCGACGCCGCCGTCCTGATCATGACCTACTGGAACCCCGTGATCCGGATGGGCGTGGACGAGTTCTCCCGCCGTCTCTCCGAGGCCGGGGGAGCAGGGCTCATCACTCCCGACCTCATCCCGGACGAGGCTGCTGAATGGATGGCGGCCTCGGACAAGTACGGCCTGGACCGGGTTTTCCTTGTGGCACCGTCGTCCACTGCGGAGCGCATGCAGCGGACCGTCGACGCAAGCCGCGGTTTCGTCTACGCCGTGTCCATCATGGGTGTTACCGGAGCCCGGACCTCCGTGAGCACCGCAGCCAAGGACGTTGTGGCTGCGGCACGCGCCGCCGGCGCACAACGCGTGTGCGTCGGACTGGGTGTTTCCAGCGCCGGCCAGGTCCGTGAAATCGCTGCCTATGCGGACGGCGTCATCGTAGGAACCGCCCTGGTGGCAGCAATCCGCGACGGCGGCGTGGAAGCGGTCGCTTCCCTCACCAAGGATTTGAGCTCCGGCCTGACCAGGGAAGAAGCCTAA
- the lgt gene encoding prolipoprotein diacylglyceryl transferase produces the protein MQTLLQAAAMVPAGIPSPDWSGFDIPLPWGTLRIHAYALCILAGIVVGLWLTSVRWAKRGAPEGSVWDIVVWAIPFGIIGGRLYHVVSSPDAYFGPGFDGTGDLSLIPQIQRGGLGIWGAVLLGAVGAWIGCRRSGVKLTAFVDAAAPGLLLAQAVGRWGNYFNQELFGSPTTLPWGLEIDADNANFPAGVPADTLFHPTFLYESLWNLVGVVILLALDRKFNFRRSRLFWLYAMYYTLGRVWIEAMRIDDAEQISLFGITTRLNVWTSILVFTVALVAFILLGMKGRPEPDSVYLSGHEPAETTIATAGGDKGDEVRDPDSVVSDSESRDNLPHNQSGSRHASAPTEDAAAASSGSKPGTDATAAGHSGSTATGSAPEAGTSK, from the coding sequence ATGCAGACCCTCCTTCAGGCAGCCGCCATGGTGCCCGCCGGCATCCCCAGCCCGGACTGGTCCGGGTTCGACATCCCCCTGCCGTGGGGGACGCTGCGCATCCACGCCTATGCACTGTGCATCCTGGCCGGCATCGTGGTGGGCCTCTGGCTGACCTCCGTCCGCTGGGCCAAGCGCGGAGCGCCTGAAGGAAGCGTCTGGGACATCGTCGTCTGGGCCATCCCGTTCGGCATCATCGGTGGTCGGCTCTACCACGTGGTCTCGTCCCCGGACGCCTACTTCGGCCCCGGCTTCGACGGCACCGGCGACCTCTCGCTTATCCCGCAGATCCAGCGCGGCGGCCTCGGAATCTGGGGTGCCGTGCTGCTCGGCGCCGTTGGCGCATGGATCGGCTGCCGCCGCAGCGGGGTCAAGCTCACCGCCTTCGTTGACGCCGCTGCACCCGGCCTCCTTCTGGCCCAGGCTGTGGGCCGCTGGGGCAACTACTTCAACCAGGAACTCTTCGGGAGCCCCACCACTCTGCCGTGGGGCCTGGAGATCGACGCCGACAATGCAAACTTCCCGGCCGGCGTGCCCGCGGACACCCTGTTCCACCCGACCTTCCTGTACGAGTCCCTGTGGAACCTGGTTGGCGTCGTCATCCTGCTTGCACTGGACCGGAAATTCAACTTCCGCCGCAGCAGGCTGTTCTGGCTCTACGCCATGTATTACACGCTGGGCCGGGTCTGGATCGAGGCGATGCGGATTGACGATGCTGAGCAGATTTCCCTCTTCGGCATCACCACGCGCCTGAACGTCTGGACCAGCATCCTTGTCTTTACCGTCGCATTGGTTGCCTTTATCCTGTTGGGAATGAAGGGCCGTCCCGAGCCCGACAGCGTGTACCTGAGTGGCCATGAACCGGCGGAAACGACCATCGCAACCGCTGGCGGGGATAAGGGCGACGAGGTCCGTGATCCGGACTCCGTTGTCTCAGATAGTGAATCGCGTGATAATCTCCCTCATAACCAAAGCGGTTCCCGGCATGCTTCCGCCCCCACGGAAGACGCCGCGGCGGCATCGTCCGGCTCAAAGCCGGGAACGGATGCAACGGCTGCCGGACACTCCGGCAGCACGGCCACAGGATCCGCACCAGAGGCCGGCACCAGCAAGTAG
- the gltB gene encoding glutamate synthase large subunit: protein MTQTLHTPSWSEPDQPEAAMSPFKRFAALPEAAGLYNPEQEKDACGLAIIATLRGEPGYDIVDAALTALRNLEHRGAVGADEGTGDGAGLLMQIPDEFFRAVTEFELAGPGQYVAGTAFLPAEQREADAAKAGIEGLAADEGLKVLGWREVPVVADLVGAMARACMPYFSQPFMASATGEELDRNELDSRAWRIRKRAQNKFGVYFPSLSSRTIVYKGMLTTAQLEPFYPDLSDKRFKTKLAIVHSRFSTNTFPSWPLAQPFRTIAHNGEINTVKGNRNWMRARQSQLANPLLGDSPEELYPICTPGASDSASFDEVAELLWLSGRPITHSIMMMIPEAWENHATMDPARRAFYEYHSLLMEPWDGPAAVSFTDGNLVGATLDRNGLRPGRFWITEDGLIVFASEVGVIDVEPSKVVKKGRVSPGKMFLVDTEAGRIIDDEEVKAEVAAANPWAEWVKDNLIDLNELPEREHVVHTAASVNIRQRTFGYTTEELKILLGPMARTGAEPLGAMGSDTPVAVLSKRPRLLFDYFVQSFAQVTNPPLDAIREELVTSLTCAIGPTGNLLDTKQVRQTQVQLPFPVINNDQLAKIANIEDADGNRVAMKVRGLYRPEGGENALRSRLTEICEQVSGAINRGVQYIVLSDRDSNAQWAPIPSLLLVSAVHHHLLRSANRTKTALVVEAGDVRETHHVAVLVGYGASAVNPYLAMESVEQLIAAGDVTGVTPQDGVYNLIKGLGKGVLKIMSKMGISTVASYTGAQTFEALGLGQELVDEFFAGTHSQLGGVGLDVIAAEVSARHQMAYPEGGIEQPHRPLLGGGEYQWRRDGEPHLFNPETVFRLQHATRERRYDIFKAYTRGVDDQSTNLMTLRGLLKFKNERPAVPLEEVEPVSSIVKRFSTGAMSYGSISQEAHETLAIAMNQLGGKSNTGEGGEDVDRLLDPKRRSAVKQIASGRFGVTSLYLTNADDIQIKMAQGAKPGEGGQLMAQKVYPWVARTRHSTPGVGLISPPPHHDIYSIEDLAQLIYDAKRANPSARVHVKLVSEVGIGTVASGVTKAKADVVLVSGHDGGTGASPLNSLKHAGVPWELGLAETQQTLMLNGLRDRVVVQVDGQLKTGRDVVIAALLGGEEFGFATAPLVVEGCIMMRVCHLDTCPVGVATQNPELRARFTGKPEFVVNFFEFLAEEVREILAELGFRSLEEAIGHAEVLDARDAVNHWKADGLDLDPILHGLEFDDDAPLRNMTGQNHELDKHFDQRLITMATEALTDRSPVKIAVDVINTDRSVGTMLGHVVTKTFGTDVLATDTIDVTLTGTAGQSLGAFLPAGITLRLYGDSNDYVGKGLSGGRIIVRPDRTNVFKAETNVIAGNVIGYGATSGELFLRGQVGERFLVRNSGATAVVEGIGDHGCEYMTGGQTLIIGRTGRNFGAGMSGGTAYVLDLDTARVNKDALQSGELQLRELDAEDRDIVHGLLVKHVEETDSQLAARLLENFDDTAARITKVLPRDYAAVLQTRLDAIEEGLDPDGEEVWARILEVTGG from the coding sequence ATGACCCAAACTCTTCACACTCCCAGCTGGTCCGAACCGGATCAGCCTGAGGCCGCCATGTCGCCGTTCAAGCGTTTCGCAGCCCTGCCGGAGGCCGCCGGGCTGTACAACCCCGAGCAGGAGAAGGACGCCTGCGGTCTTGCGATTATCGCGACGCTCCGAGGCGAACCCGGGTACGACATCGTCGACGCCGCCCTCACTGCCCTGCGCAACCTCGAGCACCGTGGTGCCGTAGGCGCAGACGAGGGCACCGGTGACGGCGCAGGCCTCCTGATGCAGATCCCGGACGAGTTCTTCCGGGCTGTCACAGAGTTCGAACTTGCCGGGCCAGGCCAGTACGTGGCCGGCACGGCGTTCCTGCCCGCTGAACAGCGCGAAGCTGACGCAGCGAAGGCCGGCATCGAGGGCCTTGCCGCCGATGAAGGCCTGAAGGTCCTCGGCTGGCGCGAGGTGCCGGTGGTGGCCGATCTGGTGGGCGCCATGGCCCGCGCCTGCATGCCCTACTTCTCCCAGCCCTTCATGGCCTCCGCCACGGGCGAGGAACTGGACCGCAACGAACTCGACTCCCGTGCCTGGCGCATCCGCAAGCGCGCCCAGAACAAGTTCGGCGTGTACTTCCCGTCGCTGTCCTCGCGCACCATCGTCTACAAGGGCATGCTAACCACCGCCCAGCTCGAGCCGTTCTACCCGGATCTTTCGGACAAGCGGTTCAAGACCAAGCTGGCCATTGTCCACTCACGTTTCTCCACCAACACGTTCCCGTCCTGGCCGCTCGCGCAGCCGTTCCGGACCATTGCGCACAACGGTGAGATCAACACGGTCAAGGGCAACCGCAACTGGATGCGGGCACGCCAGTCCCAGCTCGCCAACCCGCTGCTGGGCGACTCGCCGGAAGAGCTGTACCCCATCTGCACGCCCGGCGCCTCCGACTCCGCCTCCTTCGACGAGGTAGCCGAACTCCTGTGGCTGTCCGGCCGGCCCATCACGCACTCGATAATGATGATGATCCCCGAGGCCTGGGAAAACCACGCCACCATGGATCCGGCCCGCCGCGCCTTCTATGAGTACCACTCGCTGCTGATGGAACCGTGGGACGGCCCCGCCGCCGTTTCCTTCACCGACGGCAACCTGGTGGGCGCAACCCTGGACCGCAACGGCCTGCGCCCCGGCCGTTTCTGGATCACCGAAGACGGCCTGATCGTCTTCGCCTCCGAGGTCGGCGTCATCGACGTCGAACCCTCCAAGGTGGTCAAGAAGGGCCGCGTCTCCCCGGGCAAGATGTTCCTGGTGGACACCGAGGCCGGACGCATCATCGACGACGAAGAGGTCAAGGCAGAGGTTGCCGCCGCCAATCCGTGGGCGGAGTGGGTCAAGGACAACCTGATCGACCTGAACGAGCTTCCCGAGCGTGAGCACGTGGTGCACACGGCTGCCTCGGTTAACATCCGCCAGCGCACCTTCGGCTACACCACCGAGGAGCTGAAGATCCTGCTGGGCCCGATGGCCCGCACCGGCGCCGAACCGCTGGGCGCCATGGGATCGGACACCCCGGTGGCCGTACTGTCCAAGCGTCCGCGCCTGCTCTTCGATTACTTCGTGCAGTCCTTCGCGCAGGTCACCAACCCGCCGCTGGACGCCATCCGCGAAGAACTGGTGACGTCCCTGACCTGCGCCATCGGCCCTACCGGCAACCTGCTGGATACCAAGCAGGTCCGCCAGACGCAGGTCCAGCTGCCCTTCCCGGTGATCAACAACGACCAGCTCGCCAAGATCGCCAACATCGAGGACGCCGACGGCAACCGCGTGGCCATGAAGGTGCGCGGCCTGTACCGCCCCGAAGGCGGCGAGAACGCCCTGCGTTCCCGGCTCACCGAGATCTGCGAGCAGGTCTCCGGTGCCATCAACCGCGGCGTGCAGTACATCGTCCTCTCGGACCGTGACTCCAATGCGCAGTGGGCCCCCATCCCGTCCCTGCTGCTGGTCAGCGCCGTACACCATCACCTGCTCCGCAGCGCCAACCGGACCAAGACCGCGCTGGTGGTCGAAGCAGGCGATGTCCGCGAGACGCACCACGTCGCTGTGCTTGTGGGCTACGGCGCGTCCGCCGTCAACCCGTACCTGGCCATGGAATCCGTGGAGCAGCTGATCGCAGCCGGCGACGTCACCGGCGTCACTCCGCAGGACGGTGTCTACAACCTCATCAAGGGCCTCGGCAAGGGCGTCCTGAAGATCATGTCCAAGATGGGCATCTCCACGGTCGCCTCCTACACCGGCGCCCAGACCTTCGAGGCACTGGGACTGGGACAGGAACTGGTGGACGAATTCTTCGCCGGCACCCACTCCCAGCTCGGTGGCGTCGGCCTGGACGTCATTGCGGCCGAGGTCTCGGCACGCCACCAGATGGCGTACCCCGAGGGCGGCATCGAGCAGCCCCACCGCCCGCTGCTCGGCGGCGGTGAATACCAGTGGCGCCGCGACGGCGAGCCCCACCTGTTCAACCCGGAGACCGTCTTCCGGCTCCAGCACGCCACGCGTGAGCGCCGCTACGACATCTTCAAGGCCTACACCAGGGGAGTGGACGACCAGTCCACCAACCTGATGACGCTGCGCGGCCTGCTCAAGTTCAAGAACGAGCGCCCCGCTGTTCCGCTGGAGGAAGTGGAGCCGGTCTCCAGCATCGTCAAGCGGTTCTCCACCGGCGCCATGAGCTACGGCTCCATCTCGCAGGAGGCCCACGAGACGCTGGCCATCGCCATGAACCAGCTGGGCGGCAAGTCCAACACCGGTGAAGGCGGCGAGGACGTGGACCGCCTCCTTGACCCGAAGCGGCGTTCCGCAGTCAAGCAGATCGCGTCCGGACGTTTCGGCGTGACCAGCCTGTACCTGACCAACGCAGACGACATCCAGATCAAGATGGCGCAGGGTGCAAAGCCCGGCGAGGGCGGCCAGCTGATGGCGCAGAAGGTCTACCCCTGGGTGGCCCGTACCCGGCACTCGACGCCCGGCGTCGGACTGATCTCCCCGCCCCCGCACCACGACATCTACTCCATCGAGGACCTCGCGCAGCTCATCTACGATGCGAAGCGCGCCAACCCCTCGGCCCGCGTGCACGTCAAGCTGGTGTCGGAAGTCGGGATCGGCACCGTGGCGTCCGGCGTGACCAAGGCGAAGGCCGACGTCGTACTCGTCTCCGGCCATGACGGCGGAACCGGCGCCTCGCCGCTGAACTCGCTCAAGCACGCCGGTGTCCCGTGGGAACTCGGCCTTGCCGAGACGCAGCAGACCCTGATGCTCAACGGCTTGCGCGACCGCGTGGTGGTCCAGGTTGACGGCCAGCTCAAGACCGGCCGCGACGTTGTGATCGCTGCACTGCTGGGCGGTGAGGAGTTCGGCTTCGCCACCGCTCCGCTGGTGGTGGAAGGCTGCATCATGATGCGCGTTTGCCACCTGGACACCTGCCCGGTGGGCGTCGCCACCCAGAACCCTGAGCTGCGGGCCCGGTTCACCGGCAAGCCCGAGTTCGTGGTCAACTTCTTCGAGTTCCTTGCCGAGGAAGTCCGCGAGATCCTGGCCGAGCTGGGTTTCCGCAGCCTGGAGGAGGCCATCGGCCATGCCGAGGTCCTCGACGCCCGGGACGCGGTTAACCACTGGAAGGCGGACGGGCTGGACCTGGACCCGATCCTGCACGGCCTTGAGTTCGACGACGACGCACCGCTGCGCAACATGACCGGCCAGAACCACGAGCTGGACAAGCACTTCGACCAGCGCCTCATCACCATGGCCACGGAAGCGCTGACGGACCGCAGCCCGGTGAAAATTGCCGTGGATGTCATCAACACGGACCGTTCCGTGGGCACCATGCTGGGCCACGTCGTCACCAAGACGTTTGGCACCGACGTGCTGGCCACAGACACGATCGACGTCACCCTCACTGGCACCGCCGGCCAGTCGCTGGGCGCCTTCCTGCCCGCCGGCATCACGCTGCGGCTGTACGGCGACTCGAACGACTACGTGGGCAAGGGCCTGTCCGGCGGCCGGATCATCGTCCGCCCGGACCGCACCAACGTCTTCAAGGCGGAGACCAACGTCATTGCCGGCAACGTGATCGGCTATGGCGCCACGAGCGGTGAGTTGTTCCTGCGCGGCCAGGTGGGCGAACGCTTCCTTGTGCGCAACTCCGGTGCCACCGCCGTCGTCGAAGGCATCGGCGACCATGGCTGCGAGTACATGACCGGCGGCCAGACGCTGATCATTGGGCGCACCGGGCGCAACTTCGGCGCCGGTATGTCCGGCGGTACCGCCTACGTCCTTGACCTGGACACTGCCCGGGTGAACAAGGATGCACTGCAGTCCGGTGAACTCCAGCTCCGGGAGTTGGACGCCGAGGACCGCGACATCGTGCACGGCCTCCTGGTCAAGCACGTTGAAGAAACTGACTCCCAGCTGGCCGCGCGCCTCCTCGAGAACTTCGATGACACCGCCGCCCGCATTACCAAGGTGCTGCCGCGCGACTATGCGGCCGTGCTGCAAACCCGTCTCGACGCCATCGAAGAGGGCCTGGACCCCGACGGCGAAGAAGTGTGGGCTCGAATCCTGGAGGTAACCGGTGGCTGA
- a CDS encoding glutamate synthase subunit beta: MADPRGFLKVRQRETQPRRPVPVRIMDWKEVYEAQEKGTLKAQAGRCMDCGVPFCHQGCPLGNLIPEWNDLMWRDKGEEAIERLHATNNFPEFTGRLCPAPCEASCVLGINQPAVTIKQVEVSIIDEAWDNGWVSPLPPARLTGKTVAVVGSGPAGLAVAQQLTRVGHTVAVYERDDKIGGLLRYGIPDFKMEKEQVDRRVEQMKAEGTRFRTGVAVGTDVTWEQLRRRYDAVVVCTGATVPRDLPIPGRDLEGIHFAMDYLVPANRAVAGETVENQIHAQGKHVVILGGGDTGADCLGTAHRHGAASVTTLAIGKQPPAERASHQPWPTFPTLFEMASAHEEGGERTYLASTVEFVGENGKLTGVKVAETEFVDGRRLPKAGTERIIPADLVFLSLGFTGAEPAGITEQVHAEFDGRGNVSRDGYYMTNTEGVFVAGDAGRGQSLIVWAIAEGRAAAAAVDKYLMGSTILPAPVAPTDRAIAVL; this comes from the coding sequence GTGGCTGATCCACGCGGATTTTTGAAAGTACGCCAGCGTGAAACGCAGCCACGGCGTCCCGTTCCCGTCCGCATCATGGACTGGAAGGAAGTGTACGAGGCGCAGGAGAAGGGCACCCTGAAGGCCCAGGCTGGCCGCTGCATGGACTGCGGCGTGCCCTTCTGCCACCAGGGCTGCCCGCTGGGCAACCTCATTCCCGAGTGGAACGACCTCATGTGGCGGGACAAGGGCGAGGAAGCCATTGAGCGCCTCCACGCCACCAACAACTTCCCCGAATTCACCGGCCGGCTGTGCCCCGCCCCGTGCGAGGCGTCCTGCGTGTTGGGAATCAACCAGCCTGCCGTCACCATCAAACAGGTGGAAGTCTCCATCATCGACGAAGCCTGGGACAACGGCTGGGTCAGCCCGCTGCCTCCCGCACGCCTGACCGGAAAGACGGTTGCCGTCGTCGGCTCCGGCCCTGCCGGCCTGGCCGTCGCGCAGCAGCTGACACGTGTGGGCCACACCGTCGCCGTGTACGAGCGCGACGACAAGATCGGCGGCCTGCTCCGCTACGGCATCCCCGACTTCAAGATGGAAAAGGAGCAGGTGGACCGCCGCGTCGAGCAGATGAAGGCGGAAGGCACCCGTTTCCGGACCGGCGTGGCCGTCGGCACCGACGTGACCTGGGAGCAGCTGCGCCGCCGCTACGACGCCGTGGTGGTCTGCACCGGCGCAACGGTTCCGCGCGACCTGCCCATCCCGGGTCGCGACCTTGAAGGCATCCACTTCGCCATGGACTACCTGGTACCGGCCAACCGCGCAGTAGCGGGGGAGACCGTTGAAAACCAGATCCACGCCCAGGGCAAGCACGTTGTGATCCTTGGCGGCGGCGACACCGGGGCGGACTGCCTCGGGACCGCGCACCGGCACGGCGCCGCATCCGTGACCACCCTGGCCATCGGCAAGCAGCCGCCGGCAGAGCGTGCCAGCCACCAGCCGTGGCCCACGTTCCCCACCCTCTTCGAGATGGCCAGCGCCCACGAGGAAGGCGGTGAGCGGACGTACCTCGCCTCCACCGTGGAATTCGTTGGCGAGAACGGCAAGCTGACCGGCGTCAAGGTGGCCGAGACGGAGTTCGTTGACGGCAGGCGCCTGCCCAAGGCCGGTACCGAGCGGATCATCCCTGCGGACCTGGTGTTCCTGTCCCTGGGCTTCACCGGCGCCGAGCCGGCAGGCATCACAGAACAGGTGCACGCCGAATTCGACGGCCGCGGCAATGTTTCCCGCGACGGCTACTACATGACCAACACCGAGGGCGTCTTCGTGGCCGGTGACGCCGGGCGCGGGCAGTCCCTGATCGTGTGGGCCATCGCCGAAGGACGTGCCGCCGCGGCAGCAGTGGACAAGTACCTGATGGGGAGCACCATTCTTCCCGCCCCCGTGGCGCCGACGGACCGTGCCATCGCCGTCCTCTAA
- the pyk gene encoding pyruvate kinase produces the protein MRRAKIVATFGPAIASYENTLAVLEAGVDVARMNMSHGDYSVHDNTYENVRKAAADLGKAVAIMADLQGPKIRLGRFVDGPHALAVGDTFTITTQDVPGTKDICSTTLKSLTEDVNVGDALLIDDGKVALRATAVDDVKVVAEVTVGGMVSNNKGINLPGVAVNVPALSEKDEDDLRWAMRRGVDLVALSFVRDASDIARVHEIMDEEGRRVPVIAKIEKPQAVDQLPEIIDAFDAIMVARGDLGVELPLEEVPIVQKRAIELARRWAKPVIVATQVLESMIDNPRPTRAEASDCANAVLDGADAVMLSGETSVGKYPIETVKVMGRIIESTEVHGLERVPPLGTKPKTRGGAITRAAVEIADQLDAKYICAFTQSGDSARRLSRLRPIKPVFAFTPVEQVWNQLALTWGIQPVLVQMVDHTDEMTAQVDRSLLEMQLVEDGDLVVIAAGSPPGKAGSTNSLKVHKVGDLADSTRVGEAVSNKEKLGPWPEKKKKA, from the coding sequence ATGAGACGCGCAAAAATTGTGGCTACGTTCGGCCCGGCAATTGCCAGCTACGAAAACACTCTCGCGGTGCTGGAAGCCGGTGTTGACGTCGCCCGGATGAACATGAGCCACGGCGACTACTCCGTGCACGACAACACCTACGAGAACGTCCGCAAGGCGGCGGCCGACCTGGGCAAGGCCGTGGCCATCATGGCTGACCTGCAGGGGCCCAAGATCCGCCTGGGCCGGTTCGTTGACGGCCCGCACGCCCTCGCTGTTGGTGACACCTTCACCATCACCACGCAGGACGTTCCCGGCACCAAGGACATCTGCTCCACCACGCTGAAGAGCCTCACCGAAGACGTCAACGTGGGCGACGCCCTGCTGATCGACGATGGCAAGGTTGCCCTGCGCGCTACTGCTGTTGACGACGTCAAGGTGGTCGCCGAGGTGACCGTGGGCGGCATGGTGTCCAACAACAAGGGCATTAACCTTCCCGGCGTGGCCGTAAACGTTCCGGCGCTGAGTGAAAAGGATGAGGACGACCTCCGCTGGGCCATGCGCCGCGGCGTTGACCTGGTGGCGCTTTCCTTCGTCCGGGACGCGTCCGACATCGCCCGCGTGCACGAGATCATGGACGAGGAAGGCCGCCGCGTGCCGGTCATCGCCAAGATCGAAAAGCCGCAGGCCGTGGACCAGCTTCCCGAGATCATCGACGCGTTCGATGCCATCATGGTGGCCCGTGGCGACCTGGGCGTGGAGCTTCCGCTGGAGGAAGTGCCCATCGTCCAGAAGCGCGCCATTGAGCTGGCCCGCCGCTGGGCCAAGCCGGTCATCGTGGCCACCCAGGTCCTGGAATCCATGATCGACAACCCTCGTCCCACCCGTGCAGAGGCATCGGACTGCGCCAACGCCGTACTGGACGGTGCAGACGCGGTGATGCTCTCCGGTGAGACCAGCGTGGGCAAGTACCCCATTGAGACAGTCAAGGTCATGGGCCGGATCATCGAATCCACCGAGGTCCACGGCCTGGAGCGCGTCCCCCCGCTGGGCACCAAGCCCAAGACCCGTGGCGGCGCCATCACCCGCGCCGCCGTCGAAATTGCCGACCAGCTGGACGCCAAGTACATTTGTGCGTTCACCCAGTCCGGCGATTCCGCACGCCGCCTCTCGCGCCTGCGCCCCATCAAGCCGGTCTTCGCCTTCACCCCGGTGGAGCAGGTCTGGAACCAGCTGGCCCTGACCTGGGGCATCCAGCCGGTGCTGGTCCAGATGGTGGACCACACCGATGAGATGACCGCCCAGGTTGACCGCAGCCTCCTGGAAATGCAGCTCGTTGAGGACGGCGACCTTGTGGTCATCGCCGCCGGTTCCCCTCCCGGAAAGGCCGGCTCCACCAACTCGCTGAAGGTGCACAAGGTGGGCGACCTCGCCGACTCCACCCGTGTTGGCGAAGCAGTCAGCAACAAGGAAAAGCTCGGCCCCTGGCCGGAAAAGAAGAAGAAGGCCTAG
- a CDS encoding ANTAR domain-containing response regulator produces the protein MTEQTESKPTSQPARRVIVAEDETLIRLDIIEILRGEGYDVVGEADNGEKAVQLAEELKPDLVLMDVKMPVMDGISAAEKIVKARIAPVVLLTAFSQKELVERARDAGAMAYVVKPFTPADLIPALEIALSRHEEIKALESEVSDLQEQFATRKLVERAKSLLTTKMGLTEPEAFRWIQKTSMDRRLSMREVAETIINQVN, from the coding sequence GTGACTGAACAGACGGAGTCAAAACCCACGTCCCAGCCGGCGCGCCGCGTCATTGTGGCCGAGGATGAAACCCTCATCCGCCTCGACATCATCGAGATCCTGCGCGGCGAAGGCTATGACGTTGTGGGTGAGGCGGACAACGGCGAGAAGGCCGTCCAGCTCGCCGAGGAATTGAAACCGGACCTGGTCCTCATGGACGTCAAGATGCCCGTCATGGACGGCATCTCGGCGGCGGAAAAGATCGTCAAGGCCCGCATCGCCCCCGTAGTACTGCTGACCGCGTTCAGCCAGAAGGAACTCGTGGAGCGCGCCCGCGACGCCGGCGCCATGGCCTACGTGGTCAAGCCCTTCACCCCCGCCGACCTCATTCCCGCGCTGGAGATTGCCCTCTCCCGCCACGAGGAGATCAAGGCCCTCGAAAGCGAGGTCTCCGACCTCCAGGAACAGTTCGCCACCCGCAAGCTCGTGGAGCGTGCCAAGAGCCTGCTGACCACCAAGATGGGCCTGACGGAGCCGGAAGCTTTCCGCTGGATCCAGAAGACCTCCATGGACCGCCGCCTCAGCATGCGCGAAGTGGCAGAGACCATCATCAACCAGGTCAACTAA
- a CDS encoding VOC family protein, whose product MTVTFNHTIVYATDKRRSADFLANVLGLPKPQAMWSFMTVPLDHGVALDFATADRPISPQHYAFLVSEEDFDGIFARIQAQGIPYWADPGRSRPQQINHNDGGRGVYFADPDGHFLEAITRPYGSGAA is encoded by the coding sequence ATGACGGTCACTTTCAACCACACCATCGTCTACGCAACGGACAAGCGCCGTTCGGCGGACTTCCTGGCGAACGTGCTCGGACTGCCGAAACCCCAAGCCATGTGGTCATTCATGACCGTGCCCCTCGACCACGGAGTGGCCCTCGATTTCGCCACCGCGGACCGGCCCATCTCCCCGCAGCACTACGCCTTTCTCGTCAGCGAGGAGGACTTCGACGGAATCTTCGCAAGGATCCAGGCCCAGGGCATCCCCTACTGGGCTGACCCGGGACGGTCCCGCCCGCAGCAAATCAACCACAACGACGGCGGACGTGGCGTCTACTTCGCGGATCCTGACGGGCATTTCCTCGAGGCGATCACGCGTCCATACGGATCGGGTGCTGCATGA